One Lysinibacillus sp. OF-1 DNA segment encodes these proteins:
- a CDS encoding DNA primase family protein, which produces MKNESSLFDHKNKVTTNFKVTKPLIDKTKLASNLKNSITFDLLNSEKLASNKVLMARQIVESSIDDKNINSVSKIQKESIFSLAKKFEDLFIFKVFEDVLHVWDEIRGYYIPLTNESADLFFRKRAPNQMKPNINSRNIKEIVSWIKAECSIQLQEFDLIDNRNLIAFSNGIFNLKNNILYELSANFNIRSTLNANYKPNINHSIYFEQFMRDICDADNKLYQRIQEFFGYVISEIRDIKIICFLIGPKDSGKSIILKLLEHLIGNDFCTNLSLDELNQKEYLNRLLSKKLNTCGEVSEISLKRLDSLKKLSGGDKIMSKALYDQPTSFINRSALVFAGNHLPEIKNIDKSNAFSDRLLIIPFENQIPKEKQDPTLFNKLINEIDYIYIANWALEGLIRLISNNYQFTNSPKNVRALQNYKIQSNTIEQFINTRCKFSISSKIYKSDLENAYFSFCEDHNVLAASNNEFHRYLKALPNIIFKKFRLDDDNKNGYLGIDLRDEQ; this is translated from the coding sequence ATGAAGAATGAATCTTCATTATTTGATCATAAAAATAAAGTGACAACAAACTTTAAAGTAACCAAACCTTTAATAGATAAAACTAAACTTGCGAGTAACTTAAAGAACTCTATTACCTTTGATTTATTAAATTCTGAAAAGCTTGCTAGCAATAAAGTCTTAATGGCTCGACAAATTGTGGAATCTTCTATCGATGATAAAAATATTAATTCAGTTTCTAAAATACAAAAAGAGTCAATCTTCTCATTAGCCAAGAAATTTGAAGATTTGTTTATTTTCAAAGTATTTGAAGATGTCTTACACGTATGGGACGAAATAAGGGGATATTATATTCCCCTTACTAATGAAAGTGCAGATTTGTTTTTCAGAAAAAGAGCACCTAACCAAATGAAACCAAATATAAATTCCAGAAATATAAAAGAGATTGTTAGTTGGATTAAAGCTGAATGTTCAATTCAATTACAGGAATTTGATCTCATAGATAATAGAAATTTAATTGCCTTTTCTAACGGGATTTTTAACCTTAAAAATAATATACTTTATGAATTATCTGCTAACTTCAATATTCGTTCTACATTAAATGCAAATTATAAGCCAAATATAAATCATAGTATTTATTTTGAACAATTCATGAGAGACATTTGTGATGCTGATAACAAACTCTACCAACGCATTCAAGAATTTTTTGGATATGTAATTTCAGAGATAAGGGATATAAAGATTATTTGTTTCTTAATTGGACCAAAGGACTCCGGGAAATCTATTATTTTAAAATTACTAGAGCACTTAATTGGCAATGATTTTTGTACAAACTTAAGTTTAGATGAATTAAATCAAAAAGAATATTTAAATCGATTATTATCAAAAAAATTAAATACTTGTGGTGAAGTAAGCGAAATATCGTTAAAAAGGCTCGACAGTCTTAAAAAATTATCAGGAGGGGATAAAATTATGTCAAAAGCTTTATATGATCAACCTACCTCCTTTATTAATCGATCCGCTTTAGTTTTTGCTGGGAATCATCTTCCTGAAATAAAAAACATTGATAAATCAAATGCTTTTAGTGACCGTTTACTTATTATTCCATTCGAAAATCAAATTCCAAAAGAAAAACAAGATCCTACTCTTTTCAACAAATTAATAAATGAAATCGATTATATCTATATCGCTAATTGGGCACTAGAAGGACTTATCAGATTAATTTCCAACAATTATCAATTCACAAATTCTCCAAAAAATGTACGTGCTTTGCAAAATTATAAAATCCAAAGTAATACTATAGAACAGTTTATAAATACACGCTGTAAATTCTCTATTTCAAGTAAGATTTATAAATCCGATTTAGAAAATGCATATTTTTCCTTCTGTGAAGATCATAATGTTTTGGCAGCTAGCAATAATGAATTTCATCGGTATTTAAAAGCATTGCCAAACATAATTTTTAAAAAATTCAGACTAGATGATGATAACAAAAACGGATATTTAGGAATAGATCTAAGAGATGAACAATAA
- a CDS encoding helix-turn-helix domain-containing protein: MHNFDQDLYKEIISMLNDILSQTITNEWLSINLAAKYVGVSYNTFIKFRNMGLKICEIDGIKRVSRKEIDRFLEEYSY, encoded by the coding sequence ATGCATAATTTTGATCAAGACCTTTATAAAGAAATTATATCTATGCTCAATGACATTCTGTCCCAAACAATAACAAATGAATGGTTATCTATTAATTTAGCAGCAAAATATGTCGGCGTCTCCTACAATACCTTTATCAAGTTTCGTAACATGGGCTTAAAAATATGTGAAATTGACGGCATCAAACGAGTTTCAAGAAAGGAAATCGACCGTTTTTTAGAAGAATACAGCTATTAA
- a CDS encoding site-specific integrase: protein MTKNNSSPIKSYENKDGKMLYKFQVYLGVDELTGKARSTTRRGFKTKKEAELALARIKLQVSEGTYKQKSTETYQEVYDLWISQYEKTVEESTFVKTVGYFKNHILPSMGSYRIEKITISICQKHYNEWASKVKKARTIKSYAKKVLDFAIVHGFIQTNPFIHVETKIKKAFTESAKDENENFYTKEELISFLEKAKDHLNYKAYALFRLIAYTGMRKSEALALTWNDVNFVESEITINKAIGRGKQTQLYLKTTKTGKPRTIKLDETTLSILKEWNKIQKQQYIQLGINTLKKNQLMFNNTKNDFIQPSQVQKWMYSVQNKYTLKKVSPHGLRHTHCSLLFEAGASIKEVQDRLGHSDVKTTLDIYTHVTKKAKEGAIQKFVSYLEG, encoded by the coding sequence ATGACAAAAAATAATTCTTCACCCATCAAAAGTTATGAAAACAAAGATGGAAAAATGTTATATAAATTCCAAGTTTATTTAGGTGTAGACGAGCTTACAGGTAAAGCTCGCAGTACTACCCGTAGAGGTTTTAAAACGAAAAAAGAAGCTGAACTTGCTTTAGCACGTATCAAACTTCAAGTCTCCGAAGGCACATACAAACAAAAAAGTACAGAGACATATCAGGAAGTATACGATCTTTGGATCTCTCAATACGAAAAAACTGTAGAAGAAAGTACATTTGTTAAAACAGTCGGCTACTTTAAAAATCATATCTTACCTTCTATGGGTAGTTATCGTATCGAGAAAATTACGATTTCTATTTGTCAAAAACATTACAATGAATGGGCTTCAAAAGTTAAAAAAGCTCGTACGATTAAGTCTTACGCTAAAAAGGTATTAGATTTTGCTATTGTGCATGGCTTTATTCAAACGAATCCCTTCATTCATGTTGAGACAAAAATTAAGAAAGCATTTACCGAGAGTGCTAAAGATGAAAATGAAAACTTTTATACAAAGGAAGAGTTAATTTCATTTTTAGAGAAAGCAAAGGATCACCTTAACTATAAAGCATATGCGCTATTCCGTTTGATTGCATATACAGGTATGCGTAAAAGCGAGGCATTAGCTTTAACATGGAATGATGTGAACTTTGTGGAAAGTGAGATAACTATTAATAAAGCCATCGGACGCGGGAAACAAACACAGCTTTATTTGAAGACTACCAAGACTGGTAAACCTCGTACGATCAAATTAGATGAAACAACTTTATCGATCTTGAAAGAATGGAATAAGATTCAAAAGCAGCAATATATTCAGTTAGGCATCAATACACTGAAGAAAAATCAATTGATGTTTAATAATACAAAAAACGATTTTATCCAGCCTAGTCAAGTTCAGAAGTGGATGTATAGTGTCCAAAACAAATACACTTTGAAGAAAGTGTCACCACATGGTTTACGCCATACGCACTGCTCTCTGCTATTTGAAGCAGGTGCAAGCATTAAAGAAGTTCAAGATCGACTTGGCCATTCTGACGTAAAAACTACATTAGACATTTATACACACGTCACAAAAAAGGCCAAAGAAGGAGCTATACAGAAGTTTGTGAGCTATTTAGAAGGTTAA
- the smpB gene encoding SsrA-binding protein SmpB, with the protein MAKGSGKVLAQNKKAGHDYFIEETIEAGMVLTGTEIKSIRAGKAQLKDSYVRITNGEAWISNMHVSPFDQGNRFNHDPLRARKLLLHKKQIGELVGAVKRDGYTIVPLKMYIKDGYAKLLIGIGKGKKDYDKRNDMRKKEAKREMERTFKSKNQY; encoded by the coding sequence ATGGCAAAAGGTTCTGGAAAAGTATTAGCACAAAACAAAAAAGCTGGACATGATTACTTTATTGAGGAAACAATCGAAGCAGGCATGGTCCTAACCGGCACAGAAATCAAATCCATCCGTGCAGGCAAGGCCCAACTAAAGGACTCCTATGTCCGAATCACCAATGGCGAAGCATGGATTAGCAACATGCATGTCAGCCCCTTCGATCAAGGCAACCGTTTCAATCACGACCCACTACGCGCCCGCAAGCTGCTGCTCCATAAAAAGCAAATCGGCGAGCTAGTCGGTGCCGTAAAACGTGACGGTTACACAATTGTTCCATTGAAAATGTACATCAAAGACGGCTATGCCAAGCTTTTAATCGGCATCGGCAAAGGGAAAAAAGACTACGATAAACGTAACGACATGCGCAAAAAAGAAGCCAAACGCGAAATGGAACGTACCTTCAAATCAAAAAATCAATATTAA
- the rnr gene encoding ribonuclease R, which translates to MKDQKDTLQSRLLDFFNKDDYKPLTVGEIEDEFGFEDAEEFKELVKTLVRMEGQGLVVRSRSNRYGLPERMNLLRGKFIGHAKGFGFVTPDVEGMDDVFIPPHEINGAINGDIVLIRVLKESFGDRREGTVTKVVERGQTSFVGTFQANRGFGFVVLDDKKLPMDIFIAKGDTLGAVDGHKVVVEVATWPEDLKSATGYITKILGHKNDPGVDILSILYKHDIPPEFPDEVIAAAQRVPDEITEADLVGRRDLRHETIVTIDGADAKDLDDAVTVTKNVDGTYKLGVHIADVSYYVTQGSVIDIEAYDRATSVYLTDRVIPMIPHRLSNGICSLNPQVDRLTLSCEMIIDGNGNVISHEIFQSVIKTTERMTYKDVYMILEEQDEALIERYEPLVPMFKNMAELSGILRRKRETRGAIDFDFKESKVLVNEEGWPVDIELRERTVAEKLIEDFMLAANETVAEHFHWMNVPFLYRIHEDPKPEKLQRFFEFVTNFGILIKGTGNTVHPKALQDVLKAIDGMPEEPVISTMLLRSMQQAKYYPESLGHFGLSTDFYTHFTSPIRRYPDLIVHRLIRTYIINKDTSRETIAQWSMAMDEIADHTSERERRAVDAERDTDALKKAQYMSDKIGEEFEGIVSSITNFGIFVELPNTIEGLVHISNMTDDYYRFDDRQMIMIGERTNRQFRIGDEVTVRVANVIIEESSIDFEIVGMVTSYGRTRKAAPTVIHARKNYSDNKGGRSQRSTRSDEEKGGRGGNRRGGRQEDDRGSRSAKQGERRESDRDPRGRRKEDSSPGPKKRVKQKQKFYEGIAKKNKKKKSKRK; encoded by the coding sequence ATGAAAGACCAAAAAGATACACTACAAAGTCGTTTACTCGATTTTTTCAACAAAGATGATTATAAACCATTAACTGTCGGTGAAATCGAGGATGAATTCGGTTTTGAGGATGCTGAGGAGTTCAAGGAGCTTGTCAAAACCCTTGTCCGTATGGAAGGGCAAGGCTTAGTTGTGCGTTCTCGCTCCAATCGTTATGGTCTACCAGAGCGTATGAATTTGCTAAGAGGTAAATTTATCGGACATGCGAAGGGCTTCGGTTTTGTGACACCTGATGTCGAGGGCATGGATGATGTATTCATTCCACCGCATGAAATTAATGGTGCGATTAATGGAGACATCGTTTTAATTCGTGTCTTAAAAGAATCATTTGGGGACCGACGAGAAGGGACTGTCACAAAGGTCGTCGAGCGTGGTCAAACAAGCTTTGTCGGCACATTCCAGGCTAATCGAGGCTTTGGCTTTGTTGTCTTAGACGATAAAAAGCTACCGATGGATATCTTTATCGCAAAGGGAGACACATTAGGAGCTGTTGACGGTCATAAGGTTGTTGTTGAGGTTGCGACATGGCCAGAGGATTTAAAATCCGCAACAGGCTATATTACCAAAATTTTAGGGCATAAAAATGATCCAGGTGTGGATATTTTATCAATCTTATATAAGCACGACATTCCACCTGAATTCCCAGACGAAGTCATCGCAGCTGCTCAACGCGTCCCAGATGAAATTACAGAGGCAGATTTAGTAGGTCGTCGTGATTTGCGACATGAAACGATCGTGACAATTGATGGTGCAGACGCAAAAGACTTGGATGATGCGGTAACCGTAACGAAAAATGTAGATGGTACTTACAAGCTTGGCGTACATATTGCAGACGTTAGTTACTATGTTACGCAAGGCTCAGTCATTGACATCGAAGCTTATGACCGTGCAACAAGTGTTTATTTAACAGACCGTGTAATCCCAATGATTCCACATCGTCTATCAAACGGTATTTGTTCATTAAATCCACAAGTTGACCGTCTAACATTATCCTGTGAAATGATTATTGATGGGAATGGTAATGTCATTTCACACGAAATTTTCCAAAGTGTCATTAAAACGACAGAGCGTATGACATATAAGGACGTTTACATGATTTTAGAGGAGCAGGATGAGGCACTAATCGAACGCTACGAGCCACTTGTGCCAATGTTTAAAAATATGGCTGAGCTATCTGGTATATTACGTCGTAAACGTGAAACACGAGGGGCGATTGACTTTGACTTTAAAGAATCCAAAGTCCTTGTCAATGAAGAAGGCTGGCCAGTTGATATTGAATTACGTGAACGTACAGTAGCGGAGAAGCTAATTGAGGATTTCATGCTTGCTGCCAATGAAACAGTTGCAGAGCACTTCCACTGGATGAATGTACCGTTCCTATACCGTATTCACGAAGATCCAAAGCCTGAAAAGCTCCAACGCTTCTTTGAATTTGTTACGAACTTCGGTATTTTAATTAAAGGTACTGGTAATACAGTGCATCCGAAGGCACTGCAAGATGTTTTAAAAGCCATTGATGGTATGCCAGAGGAGCCCGTTATTTCAACAATGCTACTACGCTCGATGCAACAGGCAAAATATTATCCTGAAAGCCTTGGTCACTTTGGCTTATCAACGGATTTCTATACACACTTCACATCACCAATTCGTCGTTATCCAGACTTAATCGTACATCGTTTAATTCGTACGTATATAATTAATAAGGATACTTCTAGAGAAACGATTGCACAGTGGAGTATGGCAATGGATGAAATTGCTGACCATACTTCTGAGCGTGAACGTCGTGCTGTTGATGCAGAACGTGATACGGACGCTCTGAAAAAAGCACAGTACATGTCTGATAAAATTGGCGAGGAATTCGAAGGGATCGTTTCATCCATTACAAACTTCGGTATTTTCGTGGAGCTGCCAAACACAATCGAAGGACTTGTTCACATCAGTAATATGACAGATGATTACTACCGCTTCGATGATCGTCAAATGATTATGATTGGTGAACGAACAAATCGTCAATTCCGTATTGGTGATGAAGTGACAGTCCGTGTTGCCAATGTCATTATTGAGGAGTCATCCATTGACTTTGAAATCGTTGGAATGGTAACTTCATATGGACGAACACGTAAAGCAGCTCCTACTGTCATCCATGCACGTAAAAATTATAGTGATAACAAGGGTGGACGCAGTCAACGAAGCACACGCAGCGACGAAGAAAAAGGCGGACGCGGTGGCAACCGTAGAGGCGGTCGCCAAGAGGATGACCGTGGAAGTCGTAGCGCCAAGCAAGGTGAACGTCGTGAAAGCGATCGTGACCCGCGTGGTCGCCGCAAAGAAGACTCAAGCCCAGGTCCTAAAAAACGCGTGAAACAAAAGCAAAAGTTCTATGAGGGCATTGCAAAGAAAAACAAAAAGAAAAAATCAAAACGTAAATAA
- a CDS encoding alpha/beta hydrolase — protein MNKSLSQPFFFQAGPRAVLLLHGFTGSSADVRMLGRFLEKKGYTTLAPHYKGHGVEPEELITTGPADWWQDVVAAYKQLQDAGYQEIAVAGLSLGGVMALNVALNNPVKGIVTMCAPMTMRTTDIMFEGVLKYARDYKKFLGKQDEQIEAEVALIAEKGMPSLQELREFIARTRQEIDMIYAPIFVIQATNDEVIETESANIIYNQTESLEKHIKWYENSKHVITLDQEKDQLHEDIYRFLESLNWAQ, from the coding sequence ATGAACAAATCATTATCACAGCCATTTTTCTTTCAAGCAGGACCACGTGCCGTATTATTATTACACGGCTTTACTGGTAGCTCTGCAGATGTACGAATGCTTGGTAGATTTTTAGAGAAAAAAGGGTATACTACTTTGGCACCTCACTATAAAGGTCACGGTGTGGAACCAGAAGAACTAATCACAACAGGTCCAGCAGACTGGTGGCAGGATGTCGTTGCCGCCTACAAACAGTTACAGGATGCTGGCTATCAAGAAATTGCTGTCGCTGGTCTTTCATTAGGCGGTGTGATGGCACTAAACGTGGCATTAAATAATCCTGTTAAAGGAATTGTCACAATGTGCGCCCCTATGACAATGCGTACAACAGACATTATGTTTGAGGGTGTCTTGAAATATGCAAGGGATTATAAAAAGTTCTTAGGAAAACAAGATGAGCAAATTGAAGCAGAAGTAGCACTCATTGCTGAAAAAGGGATGCCATCTCTACAGGAGCTACGTGAATTTATTGCCCGTACACGACAAGAAATTGACATGATTTATGCGCCTATTTTTGTCATACAAGCTACAAATGATGAAGTAATAGAGACAGAATCTGCCAACATTATATATAATCAAACTGAGTCACTTGAAAAGCATATCAAGTGGTATGAAAACTCAAAACATGTTATTACATTGGATCAAGAAAAAGATCAATTACATGAAGATATTTATCGCTTTTTAGAAAGCCTAAATTGGGCACAATAA
- the secG gene encoding preprotein translocase subunit SecG, with translation MHTVVLVSLVIVSLALIVVVLLQSSKSAGLSGAISGGAEQLFGKQKARGMDLILHRATIVLAILFFILAVAITKI, from the coding sequence ATGCATACAGTAGTATTAGTTTCATTAGTTATCGTATCATTAGCGTTGATCGTTGTGGTATTACTTCAATCTAGTAAAAGTGCAGGCTTATCAGGTGCCATCTCGGGTGGAGCTGAGCAACTATTTGGAAAGCAAAAAGCACGTGGTATGGATTTAATCCTTCACCGTGCAACAATTGTGTTAGCTATACTATTTTTCATTTTAGCAGTTGCTATTACAAAAATCTAA